A window of Candidatus Poribacteria bacterium genomic DNA:
GGCACTTTCGCAACTGATACCGGCGGGCCCATCACTGTTCCTGTCGGTGATGCTGTCCTCGGGCGCGTTTTTGACGTGACCGGTCAACCCATTGATGAAAGAGGCAATGTCGGCGAATCCGAGCGATACTCCATTCACAGACCCCCACCGCCACAAGCAGAGCTCAGTACAGTTACCGAAATGTTAGAAACCGGCATCAAAGTCATCGATCTGATTCAACCGGTCGTCCGGGGAGGGAAGGTTGGATTCTTCGGGGGTGCTGGTGTCGGTAAGACAGTGCTGGTTGCTGAACTGATCTACAACATCGCCACACAACATGGGGGTTATTCTGTTTTTTGTGGTGTGGGTGAACGCACACGTGAAGGCAATCAGTTCTGGCTTGAAATGGATGAATACGGCGTGATTGACAAAACAGCAATGGTCTTTGGACAGATGAACGAGCCTCCGGGCGCACGTCTCCGAGTCGGACTTGCTGGACTGTCTATGGCGGAATACTTCCGCGACCAACAGGGCCAAGACGTGCTCATCTTTATCGACAACGTCTTTCGCTTTACACTTGCAGGTGGTGAGGTATCAGCACTCCTCGGACGGATGCCATCCGCTGTCGGATATCAACCGACACTTGCAACCGAAATGGGAGAACTGCAGGAGCGAATTACCTCCACACAACACGGTTCTATTACCTCTTTCCAAGCTGTCTATGTCCCTGCTGATGACTACACCGATCCAGCTGTTGTTTCTGTATTCTCGCACCTTGATGCCGTAACACGATTGGAACGGAACATCGTTCAGAAGGGGAGATTTCCTGCTGTTGATCCGTTGACATCAAGTTCACGTATCTTATCCGCTGATATTATCGGTGATGAACACTATCAGACGGCGTTTAATGTCAAGCAAGTGCTACAGGAATACCAGAGTCTTCAGGATATTATCGCGATCCTCGGTGTAGATGAACTCTCGGATGAACAGAAGTTGGTTGTCAATAGAGCACGGAAAATAGAGATGTTCCTGACCCAACCGATGTTTGTTGCAGAACGTTTTACGAGTATACCGGGCAAATATGTTAAGATTGAGGACACCGTGCAAGGCTGCCAAGCGATTCTAAACGGCGATTGCGACGAATTGCCCGAGCAGTCATTGCGCTATATTGGCACTATTGACGAAGCATTTGAGCAAGCAAAAAGCGCAGATTTAGAAGAAGCAGCGGACTAATAGTTATCAGTTATCGGTTTTCAGTTTGCCTCGCAGTGAGAGTTAAAAGAGAAACCTTCTCACTGATAACTGAAAACTCTACTTTTGACAACAAAAACAGAGTAGATATGTTAGATAGAAGTTTTCATCTTGAAATTCGGACACCGGAACAGTTGATTTATGAAGGGGACGTAACAAGCGTTCATGCGCCCGGAGTCGAAGGCAACTTTCAGATTCTCGCCGGGCACATCCCGTTTCTTACTGCCTTGGAAGTTGGTGAGATCCGCATCCGTGAATCGTCGGACACACCGCAGTTAATGGCAACAAGCGGCGGTGTCTTTGAGGTCCTCCGCACAGGTGTCACTGCGCTCGTTGAGACTGCGGAGTGGGCATCAGAAATTGATGTGGAGCGTGCAGAGAGCGCACTTGAGCGTGCCCAAGCACAACTCGCGGCGAACGCACCCGACCTGAACCGCCCACGCGCAGAAGCAGCACTCACACGCGCACAGAACCGCATCAAAGCCGCGAGCAATTTGTAAGCATCACTCCGATGCGTCCGTTTTTACGCAAAAAACTTGAGACCGGTTAGAATTTTCGGTATAATTATTACCCATAAGAAGACTTAATTGATGGCTCTTCCCAATTTGAACGATGCAGGTGAATTGCCTATAGGAATACATCAAGCCACGATCAATGAGGTAATTGCTCAATTTGGTAGCG
This region includes:
- the atpD gene encoding F0F1 ATP synthase subunit beta, with the translated sequence MNQGKILEVVGARVDIDFSEGELPDILNALKVQRYDGSELILEVQQHLGEHRVRAVAMDTTDGLVRGTFATDTGGPITVPVGDAVLGRVFDVTGQPIDERGNVGESERYSIHRPPPPQAELSTVTEMLETGIKVIDLIQPVVRGGKVGFFGGAGVGKTVLVAELIYNIATQHGGYSVFCGVGERTREGNQFWLEMDEYGVIDKTAMVFGQMNEPPGARLRVGLAGLSMAEYFRDQQGQDVLIFIDNVFRFTLAGGEVSALLGRMPSAVGYQPTLATEMGELQERITSTQHGSITSFQAVYVPADDYTDPAVVSVFSHLDAVTRLERNIVQKGRFPAVDPLTSSSRILSADIIGDEHYQTAFNVKQVLQEYQSLQDIIAILGVDELSDEQKLVVNRARKIEMFLTQPMFVAERFTSIPGKYVKIEDTVQGCQAILNGDCDELPEQSLRYIGTIDEAFEQAKSADLEEAAD
- a CDS encoding F0F1 ATP synthase subunit epsilon, producing MLDRSFHLEIRTPEQLIYEGDVTSVHAPGVEGNFQILAGHIPFLTALEVGEIRIRESSDTPQLMATSGGVFEVLRTGVTALVETAEWASEIDVERAESALERAQAQLAANAPDLNRPRAEAALTRAQNRIKAASNL